A single Chryseobacterium sp. DNA region contains:
- the hemH gene encoding ferrochelatase, producing MAKKGILLVNLGSPRSTAVKDVKEYLDEFLMDEKVIDYPWIFRALLVRGIILNTRPAKSAAAYTTVWTEEGSPLIVITKKIQKKLQKITDVPVEIGMRYAEPSIETGIRKLVENGVSEIVLFPLYPQYAMSTTETVIEKAEEVRKKKFPDLKIQYIQPFYHRDMYIRCLAESIQEKLPEKWDTLMFSYHGVPERHIYKTDPTKTCNLNDCCYRETNPSHQFCYRHQCFNTTERVIEKLGLSKDKVIVSFQSRLGKDKWIEPYTDHTLETIPARGIKNLAVVCPAFVSDCLETLEEISVEGKEQFLEAGGENFHYIPCLNDEDRWIEVIRTLCEEKLDQFYQV from the coding sequence TTGGCTAAAAAAGGAATTTTACTGGTCAATCTTGGCTCTCCAAGATCAACCGCTGTAAAGGACGTAAAGGAATATCTTGATGAATTCCTGATGGATGAAAAAGTGATCGATTATCCTTGGATTTTCCGTGCTCTTCTGGTACGCGGAATTATTTTGAATACCAGACCTGCAAAATCTGCTGCAGCCTATACAACGGTTTGGACAGAGGAAGGCTCACCATTGATCGTCATTACAAAAAAAATACAGAAAAAACTTCAAAAAATAACGGATGTGCCGGTTGAGATCGGGATGAGATATGCAGAACCCAGCATTGAAACAGGAATCAGAAAACTGGTTGAAAACGGGGTTTCCGAAATTGTGCTTTTTCCGCTCTATCCGCAATATGCGATGAGTACCACCGAAACGGTAATCGAAAAAGCGGAAGAAGTACGAAAGAAAAAATTTCCCGATCTGAAGATACAGTATATCCAGCCTTTCTATCACCGGGATATGTATATTCGCTGTTTAGCGGAAAGTATTCAGGAGAAACTTCCTGAAAAATGGGATACATTGATGTTTTCTTATCACGGGGTGCCCGAAAGGCATATCTATAAGACTGATCCTACCAAAACATGTAATCTCAATGACTGCTGTTACAGGGAAACGAATCCCAGCCATCAGTTTTGTTACCGCCATCAATGTTTCAATACAACGGAACGCGTTATCGAAAAGCTTGGATTATCAAAAGACAAAGTCATTGTTTCTTTCCAGTCGAGATTGGGAAAAGATAAATGGATTGAGCCTTATACGGATCATACGCTGGAAACCATTCCTGCCCGGGGAATTAAAAATCTAGCGGTAGTTTGCCCTGCTTTTGTTTCTGATTGCCTCGAAACCCTGGAGGAAATTTCGGTGGAAGGGAAGGAGCAGTTTTTAGAAGCAGGAGGAGAAAACTTTCATTATATACCCTGCTTGAATGATGAAGACCGTTGGATAGAAGTCATCCGGACGTTATGCGAAGAGAAACTGGATCAGTTTTATCAGGTATAA
- a CDS encoding response regulator, translating into MSKKRILIFDDDTAILEVVTIIFEENGYEVKISETSHDILEKVAEYRPDVILMDNWIPKIGGVEATKLLKNNEEFKNIPVIYVTANNDIVALATEAQADDYVSKPFNLEDLEDMVAKYMKEQV; encoded by the coding sequence ATGAGTAAAAAGAGAATTTTGATTTTTGATGATGATACTGCTATTTTGGAAGTGGTCACCATAATTTTTGAAGAGAATGGCTATGAAGTTAAAATTTCGGAAACGTCACATGATATTCTTGAAAAAGTAGCCGAGTATAGGCCGGATGTTATTTTAATGGATAACTGGATTCCGAAAATCGGCGGGGTAGAGGCAACAAAGCTTCTGAAAAACAATGAAGAATTTAAAAATATTCCGGTAATATACGTCACGGCCAATAATGATATTGTTGCTTTGGCAACTGAAGCCCAGGCAGATGATTATGTGTCAAAACCTTTTAATTTGGAAGACCTGGAAGATATGGTCGCCAAATATATGAAAGAACAGGTATAA
- a CDS encoding chemotaxis protein CheB — protein sequence MKIQKNIELIIIGGSAGSLQVIIEMIKKLDDVLKIPILLVIHRKAQSGNILQTLLQQFTQVPVIEIEDKTEIQNNKIYIAPADYHLLFENKRNMSLDSSEKMNYSRPSIDVTFRSAAEIYGENMIGVLLSGANADGVEGLSYIKKNNGQVWIQDPETAEVDYMPKHAVEEIDYDLIIKPANLADYINHL from the coding sequence ATAGAATTGATCATTATTGGAGGGTCGGCAGGAAGTTTACAGGTCATTATTGAGATGATCAAAAAATTAGATGATGTGCTGAAGATTCCTATTTTGCTGGTGATTCATCGTAAAGCTCAGTCCGGGAATATTTTGCAAACACTTTTACAGCAGTTTACACAGGTACCGGTCATTGAAATTGAAGATAAAACTGAAATTCAGAATAACAAGATATACATTGCTCCTGCAGATTATCATTTGTTATTTGAAAATAAGAGGAATATGTCTTTGGACAGCTCGGAAAAGATGAATTATTCCCGCCCGTCTATTGATGTGACTTTCAGGTCTGCAGCAGAAATTTATGGGGAGAATATGATAGGCGTATTATTGTCAGGGGCCAATGCAGACGGAGTTGAGGGCTTAAGCTACATAAAGAAAAATAACGGCCAGGTCTGGATTCAGGATCCGGAAACCGCAGAAGTGGATTATATGCCCAAACACGCTGTGGAAGAAATTGATTATGATTTAATTATTAAACCGGCTAATTTAGCGGATTATATAAATCATTTGTAA